CGGCTGCGGCACTGAGGCGGTGTACAACTGATCCGCATTTTTATAGGCGAAACGGTTTGCATCCGAACTGCAAGCTGCGGCGGAGCTTGCCAGAAGCGCGACGCCGAGCATTCGGGTTACCGAAGTACCGGAAACAACAGTCTGTCTGAGACGCATAACACCACCCAATCAACGCAATACCAACTGTGATGATTAAAGCGCGTTAGTGTTACTCATCGGTTAAAGTCGCAGGATTCCGTGGATTTCAAGCCCAGAATCGGGTCACAGCGCCGCCGCGATTCCGGGAATGAAGGCACGGTACGGCACTTCAAAAAGGTCCTCCCGCTCAAAACGGCTACCGATTTTCGTCAGCCGCGCCATCCGCGCAGCCTGACCATCTTCCGACACAATTGGCGCCAGCATGATTCCGCCGGAGGCGAGTTGATCAACGAACTGGCGGGGCATTGCGTCGAAGGCGCAGGTTGCAATGATCCGATCAAAACTCCCCTCTCCGCTTACCCCCTTGAGGCCGTCGGCCTGGCGGGCCATCACGTTGCCAAGTCCCAGATGAGAGAAACGCTGTTGTGCAAGCTGAATCAAGGTCTTGTAGCGGTCAATCGTCACCACGCGTTCGACCATGCGCCCGGCCACCGCCGCCAGAAAACC
This DNA window, taken from Hoeflea algicola, encodes the following:
- a CDS encoding protein-L-isoaspartate(D-aspartate) O-methyltransferase; translated protein: MNVRLLEKEGFAGLFLRLRAEGLADKELLTAFEQTPRTLFLSAAYSDAAYHDRLLPIDCGGFAESARLVAKCLSALAIEPGQRLLDIGTGSGFLAAVAGRMVERVVTIDRYKTLIQLAQQRFSHLGLGNVMARQADGLKGVSGEGSFDRIIATCAFDAMPRQFVDQLASGGIMLAPIVSEDGQAARMARLTKIGSRFEREDLFEVPYRAFIPGIAAAL